Proteins from one Burkholderia oklahomensis C6786 genomic window:
- a CDS encoding acyltransferase family protein, which translates to MRDSYLNTARGAGIVLVVYGHALRGLFAAGLVPAGWPSTLLAATDYTIYTFHMPLFFLLSGLHVPKSLQRAGDGFLLAKLRTIAYPYFVWSLLQGAVQLALSSRGMNHAFTPNDLLAIGWRPFGQFWFLYTLFICMLIAWGWSIVAPGIRAHGRAAPGRAHASLAALAIGGLAVVALAAGSSTQWGIVSMTLTYLPFFVLGMLIGDKLPALVERASNGLALAAVAVTFAAAVAFAHRFGEPDSVSAVPAALAGCALVLLLAHRAMRRGDAAPRLAPRPTWLEHIGFASMPIYLAHILATAATRIALVKLGVVDVGVQLALGTLAGVACPMLLYGLVLRSGTARLVGFPPLPAGYADAREKGRIGSADAA; encoded by the coding sequence ATGCGGGACTCCTATCTCAATACCGCTCGGGGCGCGGGCATCGTCCTCGTCGTGTACGGCCACGCGCTGCGCGGCCTGTTCGCCGCCGGCCTCGTGCCGGCCGGGTGGCCGAGCACCCTGCTCGCCGCGACCGACTACACGATCTACACGTTCCACATGCCGCTCTTCTTCCTGCTGTCGGGGCTGCACGTGCCGAAGTCGCTACAGCGCGCGGGCGACGGCTTCCTGCTCGCGAAGCTGCGCACGATCGCCTATCCGTACTTCGTCTGGTCGCTGCTGCAAGGCGCGGTGCAGCTCGCGCTGTCGTCGCGCGGGATGAATCACGCGTTCACGCCGAACGACCTGCTCGCGATCGGATGGCGGCCGTTCGGCCAGTTCTGGTTCCTGTACACGCTCTTCATCTGCATGCTGATCGCATGGGGATGGTCGATCGTCGCGCCCGGCATCCGCGCGCACGGCCGCGCGGCGCCGGGACGCGCGCACGCATCGCTCGCCGCGCTCGCGATCGGCGGGCTCGCGGTCGTCGCGCTCGCCGCCGGCTCGTCGACGCAATGGGGCATCGTGTCGATGACGCTCACGTACCTTCCGTTCTTCGTGCTCGGCATGCTGATCGGCGACAAGCTGCCCGCGCTCGTCGAACGCGCATCGAACGGACTCGCGCTCGCCGCCGTTGCCGTGACGTTCGCCGCGGCGGTTGCATTCGCGCATCGCTTCGGCGAACCGGACAGCGTCTCGGCCGTGCCCGCCGCGCTCGCGGGCTGCGCACTCGTGCTGCTCCTCGCGCATCGCGCGATGCGGCGCGGCGACGCCGCGCCCCGGCTCGCACCGCGTCCGACGTGGCTCGAGCACATCGGCTTCGCGTCGATGCCGATCTATCTCGCGCATATCCTCGCGACGGCCGCCACGCGCATCGCGCTCGTCAAACTCGGCGTCGTCGACGTCGGCGTGCAGCTCGCGCTCGGCACGCTCGCGGGCGTCGCCTGCCCGATGCTGCTCTATGGACTCGTGCTGCGTTCGGGAACGGCGCGGCTCGTCGGCTTCCCGCCGCTGCCGGCCGGTTATGCGGACGCGCGTGAGAAAGGCCGGATCGGCAGCGCGGACGCCGCTTGA
- the adh gene encoding aldehyde dehydrogenase: MNHADMQHLNIEFPYRKQYGNFIGGEWVAPVGGEYFDNVSPVTGQPFTAIPRSREADVELALDAAHAAKAGWAATSAGERANALLRIADRMEANLTRLAVAETIDNGKPLRETTAADVPLAIDHFRYFAGCIRAQEGSIADIGGDMVAYHFHEPLGVVGQIIPWNFPLLMAAWKLAPAIAAGNCVVLKPAEQTPASILVFAELIQDLLPPGVLNIVNGFGLEAGKPLASSKRIAKIAFTGETSTGRLIMQYASENLIPVTLELGGKSPNIFFADVMDRDDGYFDKALEGFAMFALNQGEVCTCPSRALVEESIYERFMERALKRVESIKQGHPLDAQTMIGAQASSEQLEKILSYIDIGRKEGAQCLTGGERNVLGGELSEGYYVKPTVFRGHNKMRIFQEEIFGPVLAVTTFKSEEEALEIANDTLYGLGAGVWTRDGNRAYRVGRGIQAGRVWTNCYHAYPAHAAFGGYKQSGIGRETHKMMLDHYQQTKNLLVSYSEKPLGFF, encoded by the coding sequence ATGAATCACGCGGACATGCAACATCTGAACATCGAATTTCCGTACCGCAAGCAATACGGGAATTTCATCGGCGGCGAATGGGTCGCCCCGGTCGGCGGCGAGTATTTCGACAACGTCTCGCCCGTGACCGGCCAGCCGTTCACCGCGATCCCTCGCTCGCGCGAAGCGGACGTCGAGCTCGCGCTCGACGCCGCGCACGCCGCGAAGGCCGGCTGGGCCGCGACGAGCGCGGGCGAGCGCGCGAACGCGCTGCTCAGGATCGCCGACCGGATGGAGGCGAACCTCACGCGCCTCGCGGTCGCCGAGACGATCGACAACGGCAAGCCGCTGCGCGAGACGACCGCGGCCGACGTGCCGCTCGCGATCGACCACTTCCGCTACTTCGCGGGCTGCATCCGCGCGCAGGAAGGCTCGATCGCCGACATCGGCGGCGACATGGTCGCCTATCACTTCCACGAGCCGCTCGGCGTCGTCGGCCAGATCATCCCGTGGAACTTCCCGCTGCTGATGGCCGCGTGGAAGCTCGCGCCCGCGATCGCGGCCGGCAACTGCGTCGTGCTGAAGCCGGCCGAGCAGACGCCCGCGTCGATCCTCGTGTTCGCCGAGCTGATCCAGGATCTGCTGCCGCCCGGCGTGCTGAACATCGTCAACGGCTTCGGGCTCGAGGCGGGCAAGCCGCTCGCGTCGAGCAAGCGGATCGCGAAGATCGCGTTCACGGGCGAGACGTCGACGGGCCGCCTCATCATGCAGTACGCCAGTGAAAACCTGATCCCCGTCACGCTCGAGCTCGGCGGCAAGAGCCCGAACATCTTCTTCGCCGACGTGATGGACCGCGACGACGGCTACTTCGACAAGGCGCTCGAAGGCTTCGCGATGTTCGCGCTCAACCAGGGCGAGGTCTGCACGTGCCCGTCGCGCGCGCTCGTCGAGGAGAGCATCTACGAGCGCTTCATGGAACGCGCGCTCAAGCGCGTCGAATCGATCAAGCAAGGCCACCCGCTCGACGCGCAGACGATGATCGGCGCGCAGGCGTCGTCCGAGCAGCTCGAAAAGATCCTGTCGTACATCGACATCGGCCGCAAGGAAGGCGCGCAGTGCCTGACGGGCGGCGAGCGCAACGTGCTCGGCGGCGAGCTGTCGGAAGGCTATTACGTGAAGCCGACCGTGTTCCGCGGCCACAACAAGATGCGCATCTTCCAGGAAGAGATCTTCGGGCCGGTGCTTGCGGTGACGACGTTCAAGTCCGAGGAGGAAGCGCTCGAGATCGCGAACGACACGCTGTACGGTCTGGGCGCGGGCGTCTGGACGCGCGACGGCAACCGCGCATACCGCGTCGGCCGCGGCATCCAGGCGGGCCGCGTGTGGACGAACTGCTATCACGCGTATCCGGCGCATGCGGCGTTCGGCGGCTACAAGCAGTCGGGGATCGGCCGCGAGACGCACAAGATGATGCTCGACCACTACCAGCAGACGAAGAACCTGCTCGTCAGCTACAGCGAAAAGCCGCTCGGGTTCTTCTGA
- a CDS encoding thiamine pyrophosphate-binding protein: MSISPDLGQRATTGARLLVDALLANHVERVFCVPGESFLAVLDSLADETERIQTVVCRHEAAAANMAEALGKLTGRPGIALVTRGPGATHASIGVHTAFQDSTPMILFIGQCAREHLDREAFQEIDYRRMFGQLAKWVAQIDDPRRIPEYLSHAFHVAMSGRPGPVVLALPEDVLSEPCAPQPVAPAAKRIAAAPSAAQMSELRERLARAERPLVIVGGSGWTPEACADLRTFVERWQLPIACAFRYQDTFDNEHPQYAGDVGLGVNPALARRIQEADLLFALGPRLGEATTGGYTLIDIPKPKQVLVHVHQGADELGRVYAADLPIASGMPEIAAQLAALEPPASPAWAGSAADAHRAYLDWRTPRPMPGGVQLGDVMQQLRERLPHDAIVTNGAGNYAAWLHRHFAYRHFRSQLAPTSGAMGYGVPAALAAKSLYPQRTVVALAGDGCFMMAGNELATAIQYGLAIIVLVVNNGHFGTIRMHQERNYPGRVHGTGLTNPDFAAYARAFGAHGETVERTADFLPALDRALASELPALIEIRVPQDACTPAATLEQVREQGLRARRA; the protein is encoded by the coding sequence ATGTCGATTTCCCCGGACCTCGGGCAGCGCGCCACAACCGGCGCACGCCTGCTCGTCGACGCCCTGCTCGCGAATCACGTCGAGCGCGTGTTCTGTGTTCCCGGCGAGAGCTTTCTCGCCGTCCTCGATTCCCTCGCCGACGAAACCGAACGCATCCAGACCGTCGTCTGCCGCCACGAAGCCGCCGCCGCGAACATGGCGGAGGCGCTCGGCAAGCTGACCGGCCGGCCCGGAATCGCGCTCGTCACGCGCGGCCCCGGCGCGACGCACGCGTCGATCGGCGTGCACACCGCATTCCAGGATTCAACGCCGATGATCCTCTTCATCGGCCAGTGCGCGCGCGAGCATCTCGATCGCGAGGCGTTCCAGGAAATCGATTATCGGCGGATGTTCGGCCAGCTCGCGAAGTGGGTCGCGCAAATCGACGATCCGCGCCGCATCCCCGAATATCTGAGCCACGCGTTTCACGTCGCGATGTCGGGCCGGCCCGGCCCCGTCGTGCTCGCGCTTCCTGAGGACGTGCTGTCCGAGCCGTGCGCGCCGCAACCCGTCGCGCCCGCGGCGAAGCGCATCGCCGCCGCGCCGTCCGCCGCGCAGATGAGCGAGCTGCGCGAGCGGCTCGCGCGCGCCGAGCGGCCGCTCGTGATCGTGGGCGGCAGCGGCTGGACGCCGGAGGCGTGCGCGGATCTGCGCACGTTCGTCGAGCGCTGGCAGTTGCCGATCGCGTGCGCGTTCCGCTATCAGGACACGTTCGACAACGAGCATCCCCAATACGCGGGCGACGTCGGCCTCGGCGTGAATCCCGCGCTCGCGCGCCGCATCCAGGAAGCGGACCTGCTGTTCGCGCTCGGCCCGCGACTCGGCGAGGCGACGACGGGCGGCTATACGCTGATCGACATTCCGAAGCCGAAGCAAGTGCTCGTTCACGTGCATCAGGGCGCGGACGAGCTGGGGCGCGTCTATGCGGCGGATCTGCCGATCGCGTCCGGGATGCCCGAGATCGCCGCGCAGCTCGCCGCGCTCGAGCCGCCGGCATCGCCCGCGTGGGCGGGCAGCGCCGCCGACGCGCATCGCGCCTATCTCGACTGGCGCACGCCGCGGCCGATGCCGGGCGGCGTGCAGCTCGGCGACGTGATGCAGCAATTGCGCGAACGGCTGCCGCACGACGCAATCGTCACGAACGGCGCGGGCAATTACGCGGCGTGGCTGCATCGCCATTTCGCGTACCGGCATTTCCGTTCGCAGCTCGCGCCGACGAGCGGCGCGATGGGCTACGGCGTGCCGGCCGCGCTCGCCGCGAAGTCGCTGTATCCGCAGCGCACGGTCGTCGCGCTCGCGGGCGACGGCTGCTTCATGATGGCGGGCAACGAGCTCGCGACCGCGATCCAATACGGGCTCGCGATCATCGTACTCGTCGTGAACAACGGCCATTTCGGCACGATCCGCATGCATCAGGAGCGCAACTATCCTGGGCGCGTGCACGGCACGGGGCTGACGAACCCGGATTTCGCCGCGTACGCGCGTGCGTTCGGCGCGCACGGCGAGACAGTCGAGCGCACCGCCGATTTCCTGCCCGCGCTCGATCGCGCGCTCGCGAGCGAACTGCCCGCGCTGATCGAGATCCGCGTGCCGCAGGATGCCTGCACGCCCGCCGCGACGCTCGAGCAGGTGCGCGAGCAGGGCCTGCGTGCGCGTCGCGCCTGA
- a CDS encoding glycosyltransferase family 9 protein gives MMTRAAATLSPADALAYPGTLLAPDGRLVAPYDLERTAADAHGYIGAAARLGLLHAASRSFTLDYATLSTVHVINGMGVALGDSVIGLTALAAIETLHPHVRFVLYRPAHAPAYVDALYRLAAGAIAPIRTLPWPAAALPAGDTRIDLGNHLYWPAFATLPMIDFFLAALGVPPESVAADAKRNHWLARLTLPEPPREWRGRRYALFCPQASTPLRSIPPALRAALVDRLAQTYRLPVLGFEPIDHPDYVDVSGHSGDTAQFIRWVKHASVALCADTSAVHVAAGFDVPTLACFSSIAPGLRVRDYPFCTAIALDVPETLHNRHKSDAAGDIALVEAAYRRIDWNATAWPQARE, from the coding sequence ATGATGACGCGCGCCGCAGCCACATTGTCGCCCGCCGACGCGCTCGCCTACCCCGGCACGCTGCTCGCGCCGGACGGGCGGCTCGTCGCGCCCTACGATCTCGAGCGCACGGCGGCCGACGCGCACGGCTACATCGGCGCGGCGGCCCGCCTCGGCCTGTTGCATGCGGCAAGCCGCTCGTTCACGCTCGATTACGCGACGTTGTCGACCGTTCACGTGATCAACGGGATGGGCGTCGCGCTCGGCGACTCGGTGATCGGCCTGACGGCGCTCGCGGCGATCGAGACGCTCCATCCGCACGTGCGCTTCGTGCTGTACCGGCCCGCGCATGCGCCCGCCTACGTCGATGCGCTGTACCGGCTCGCGGCCGGCGCGATCGCGCCGATCCGCACGCTGCCGTGGCCTGCCGCCGCGCTGCCGGCCGGCGACACGCGCATCGATCTCGGCAATCACCTGTACTGGCCCGCGTTCGCGACGCTGCCGATGATCGACTTCTTCCTCGCGGCGCTCGGCGTGCCGCCCGAATCGGTCGCCGCCGACGCGAAGCGCAATCATTGGCTCGCCCGGCTGACGCTGCCCGAGCCGCCGCGCGAATGGCGCGGACGGCGCTACGCGCTGTTCTGCCCGCAGGCGAGCACGCCGCTGCGCAGCATTCCGCCGGCACTGCGCGCGGCGCTCGTCGACCGGCTCGCGCAAACCTACCGGCTGCCCGTGCTCGGCTTCGAGCCGATCGATCATCCGGATTACGTCGACGTGAGCGGCCACTCCGGCGATACCGCGCAGTTCATCCGCTGGGTCAAGCACGCGAGCGTCGCGCTGTGCGCGGACACGTCGGCCGTGCACGTCGCGGCCGGGTTCGACGTGCCGACGCTCGCGTGCTTTTCCAGCATCGCGCCTGGTTTGCGGGTGCGCGACTATCCGTTCTGCACGGCGATCGCGCTCGACGTGCCGGAGACGCTGCACAATCGCCACAAAAGCGACGCGGCCGGCGATATCGCACTGGTCGAGGCTGCGTATCGGCGGATCGATTGGAATGCGACCGCATGGCCGCAGGCGCGGGAGTGA
- a CDS encoding helix-turn-helix domain-containing protein — protein sequence MDHEHTGAETTAEDTGRSADGDGTAGRAVVSVAHDADEQARNLIGWRQTYDQLAAGRFVGTLTELPLDTMKVFRETTSHTLRQACEVRGDAYWFGIPVARDGAARIDARPIAADALAFRPGNVEFELLTPAQFSIYGLVVRGAVLRRYAEEVERCGLDERLPLVPVVRVGEARLTRLCALLAQRLDDADAMSAAGAPLSDCARNDLQAEVLAALFDLCASPAADATVEHASRRRKIVAAARDYVLAHRSRPVGVPELCEQLHVSRRTLQYCFQDVLGMAPATYLRALRLNGVRRDLRGRAADSVQDVAAAWGFWHLSQFATDYRRMFGARPSETLRDALTC from the coding sequence ATGGATCACGAGCACACCGGCGCCGAGACGACGGCGGAGGACACGGGACGCAGCGCGGACGGCGACGGCACGGCCGGGCGCGCCGTCGTCAGCGTCGCGCACGACGCCGACGAGCAGGCGCGCAACCTGATCGGCTGGCGCCAGACCTATGACCAGCTCGCGGCGGGCCGCTTCGTCGGCACGCTGACCGAGCTGCCGCTCGACACGATGAAGGTGTTTCGGGAGACGACGAGCCACACGCTGCGGCAGGCGTGCGAGGTGCGCGGGGACGCGTACTGGTTCGGCATTCCGGTCGCGCGCGATGGTGCGGCGCGCATCGACGCGCGGCCGATCGCCGCCGATGCGCTCGCGTTCCGGCCCGGCAACGTCGAATTCGAGCTGCTGACGCCCGCGCAATTCTCGATCTACGGGCTGGTCGTGCGCGGCGCGGTGCTGCGCCGCTACGCGGAGGAGGTCGAGCGCTGCGGGCTCGACGAGCGGCTGCCGCTCGTGCCCGTCGTGCGCGTCGGCGAGGCGCGGCTCACGCGGCTTTGCGCGCTGCTCGCCCAGCGGCTCGACGACGCGGACGCGATGAGCGCGGCGGGCGCGCCGCTGTCCGACTGCGCGCGCAATGACTTGCAGGCGGAAGTGCTCGCGGCGCTGTTCGACCTGTGCGCGTCGCCTGCCGCCGACGCGACCGTCGAGCATGCGTCGCGGCGGCGCAAGATCGTCGCGGCCGCGCGCGACTACGTGCTCGCGCACCGTTCGCGGCCCGTCGGCGTGCCCGAGCTGTGCGAGCAGTTGCACGTGAGCCGGCGCACGCTGCAGTACTGCTTCCAGGACGTGCTCGGGATGGCGCCCGCGACCTATCTGCGTGCGTTGCGGCTGAACGGCGTGCGGCGCGACCTGCGCGGGCGCGCGGCGGATTCGGTGCAGGACGTCGCGGCCGCGTGGGGGTTCTGGCATCTGAGCCAGTTCGCGACCGACTATCGGCGGATGTTCGGCGCGCGGCCGTCCGAGACGTTGCGCGACGCGCTCACTTGCTGA
- a CDS encoding ethanolamine ammonia-lyase subunit EutB translates to MRYTETIGSRTYRFADLKTLLAKASPLRSGDQLAGVAAATEEERVAAKMALASVPLAAFLNEAVIPYEDDEVTRLVVDTHSRDAFAEISHLTVGDFRNWLLSSAADSAALERIAPGLTPEMVAAVSKLMRNQDLIAAARKRRVVTRFRNTVGLPGRMSVRLQPNHPTDDVKGIAASMLDGLMYGCGDAMIGINPATDSLAAITKLLAMIDAFRERYRVPTQSCVLTHVTNTIVAIEKGAPVDLVFQSIAGTEKANASFGISLALLAEAREAALALKRGTVGNNLMYFETGQGSALSANAHHGVDQQTCEVRAYAVARAFEPFLVNTVVGFIGPEYLYDGKQIIRAGLEDHFCGKLLGVPMGCDICYTNHAEADQDDMDNLLTLLGAAGINFIMGIPGADDVMLNYQSTSFHDQLYVREVLGLRRAPEFEEWLETMEIADAHGALRAASMRVPLLAGANDWMGLSA, encoded by the coding sequence ATGCGATATACGGAGACGATCGGTTCGCGCACCTACCGCTTCGCGGACCTGAAGACGCTGCTCGCGAAGGCGAGCCCTTTGCGTTCCGGCGACCAGCTCGCGGGCGTCGCGGCCGCGACCGAGGAGGAGCGCGTCGCGGCGAAGATGGCGCTCGCGAGCGTGCCGCTCGCCGCATTCCTCAACGAGGCGGTGATCCCTTACGAAGACGACGAGGTCACGCGCCTCGTCGTCGACACGCATTCGCGCGACGCATTCGCCGAGATCTCGCACCTGACGGTCGGCGATTTCCGCAACTGGCTGCTGTCGAGCGCCGCCGATTCGGCCGCGCTCGAGCGGATCGCGCCGGGACTCACGCCGGAGATGGTCGCGGCGGTGTCGAAGCTGATGCGCAACCAGGATCTGATCGCGGCCGCGAGAAAGCGCCGCGTCGTCACGCGCTTCCGGAACACGGTCGGGCTGCCGGGACGGATGTCGGTGCGGCTGCAGCCGAACCATCCGACCGACGACGTGAAAGGCATCGCCGCATCGATGCTCGACGGCCTGATGTACGGCTGCGGCGACGCGATGATCGGCATCAATCCGGCGACCGACAGCCTCGCCGCGATCACGAAGCTGCTCGCGATGATCGACGCGTTTCGCGAGCGCTACCGCGTGCCGACGCAGTCGTGCGTGCTCACGCACGTGACCAACACGATCGTGGCGATCGAGAAAGGCGCGCCCGTCGATCTCGTGTTCCAGTCGATCGCGGGCACCGAGAAGGCGAACGCGAGCTTCGGCATTTCGCTCGCGCTGCTCGCCGAAGCGCGCGAGGCGGCGCTGGCGCTCAAGCGCGGCACGGTCGGCAACAACCTGATGTACTTCGAGACGGGCCAGGGCAGCGCGCTGTCGGCGAACGCGCATCACGGCGTGGACCAGCAGACCTGCGAGGTGCGCGCCTACGCGGTCGCGCGCGCGTTCGAGCCGTTTCTCGTCAACACGGTGGTCGGCTTCATCGGTCCCGAATATCTGTACGACGGCAAGCAGATCATTCGCGCGGGGCTCGAGGATCACTTCTGCGGCAAGCTGCTCGGCGTGCCGATGGGCTGCGACATCTGCTACACGAACCATGCGGAAGCCGACCAGGACGACATGGACAACCTGCTGACGCTGCTCGGCGCCGCGGGCATCAACTTCATCATGGGCATTCCGGGCGCGGACGACGTGATGCTCAACTACCAGAGCACGTCGTTTCACGATCAGCTCTACGTGCGCGAGGTGCTCGGCCTGCGCCGCGCGCCCGAGTTCGAGGAATGGCTGGAGACGATGGAGATCGCCGATGCGCACGGCGCGCTGCGCGCCGCGTCGATGCGCGTGCCGCTCCTCGCCGGCGCGAACGACTGGATGGGGCTTTCCGCATGA
- the eat gene encoding ethanolamine permease, whose protein sequence is MQTESNGRPGAGGKAAQPVLQQTLGTWQLWGIAVGLVISGEYFGWSYGWASAGTLGFVITALFVAAMYTTFIFSFTELTTSIPHAGGPFAYARRAFGPAGGYLAGVATLVEFVFAPPAIALAIGAYLHVQFPGLEPKHAAMGAYLVFMALNIVGVQIAATFELVVTLLAIFELLVFMGVVSPGFAWSNFVKGGWSGADHFSVGSFHGMFAAIPFAIWFFLAIEGVAMAAEEAKNPKRSIPIAYVAGILTLVALAIGVMVFAGGAGDWTKLANINDPLPQAMKYIVGANSGWMHMLVWLGLFGLVASFHGIILGYSRQIFALAREGYLPEWLAKVHPRFRTPYRAILAGGVVGIVAIYSDELIQFGGQTLTANIVTMSVFGAIVMYIVSMAALFKLRRVQPRMERPFRAPLYPFFPAFALVAAIVCLGTMVYFNALVASIFVAFVALGYGYFLATRSQRAAAPADALLEE, encoded by the coding sequence ATGCAGACAGAGTCGAATGGCCGCCCCGGCGCGGGCGGCAAGGCAGCGCAGCCGGTGCTGCAGCAAACCCTCGGCACGTGGCAGTTGTGGGGCATCGCGGTCGGCCTCGTGATCTCCGGCGAATACTTCGGCTGGAGCTACGGCTGGGCGAGCGCGGGCACGCTCGGCTTCGTCATCACCGCGCTGTTCGTCGCGGCGATGTACACGACCTTCATCTTCAGCTTCACCGAGCTCACGACGTCGATTCCGCACGCGGGCGGCCCGTTTGCTTACGCGCGGCGCGCGTTCGGCCCGGCGGGCGGCTATCTCGCGGGCGTCGCGACGCTCGTCGAGTTCGTGTTCGCGCCGCCCGCGATCGCGCTCGCGATCGGCGCGTACCTGCACGTGCAGTTTCCGGGGCTCGAACCGAAGCACGCGGCGATGGGCGCGTATCTCGTGTTCATGGCGCTCAACATCGTCGGCGTGCAGATCGCCGCGACGTTCGAGCTCGTCGTCACGCTGCTCGCGATCTTCGAGCTGCTCGTGTTCATGGGCGTCGTGTCGCCGGGCTTCGCGTGGAGCAACTTCGTGAAGGGCGGCTGGTCCGGCGCCGATCACTTCAGCGTCGGTTCGTTCCACGGGATGTTCGCGGCGATTCCGTTCGCGATCTGGTTCTTCCTCGCGATCGAGGGCGTCGCGATGGCGGCCGAGGAAGCGAAGAATCCTAAGCGCTCGATTCCGATCGCGTACGTCGCCGGCATCCTGACGCTCGTCGCGCTCGCGATCGGCGTGATGGTGTTCGCGGGCGGCGCGGGCGACTGGACCAAGCTCGCGAACATCAACGACCCGCTGCCGCAGGCGATGAAGTACATCGTCGGCGCGAACAGCGGCTGGATGCACATGCTCGTGTGGCTCGGCCTGTTCGGCCTCGTCGCGTCGTTCCACGGGATCATCCTCGGCTATTCGCGCCAGATCTTCGCGCTCGCTCGCGAAGGCTATCTGCCCGAATGGCTCGCGAAGGTGCATCCGCGCTTCAGGACGCCTTATCGCGCGATCCTCGCGGGCGGCGTGGTCGGCATCGTCGCGATCTACAGCGACGAGCTGATCCAGTTCGGCGGTCAGACGCTCACCGCGAACATCGTGACGATGTCCGTATTCGGCGCTATCGTGATGTACATCGTCAGCATGGCCGCGCTCTTCAAGCTGCGCCGCGTGCAGCCGCGGATGGAGCGCCCGTTCCGCGCGCCGCTGTATCCGTTCTTCCCGGCGTTCGCGCTCGTCGCGGCGATCGTGTGCCTCGGCACGATGGTGTACTTCAACGCGCTCGTCGCGTCGATCTTCGTCGCGTTCGTCGCGCTCGGGTATGGCTACTTCCTCGCGACGCGCTCGCAGCGCGCGGCCGCGCCCGCCGACGCGCTGCTCGAGGAGTAG
- the eutC gene encoding ethanolamine ammonia-lyase subunit EutC, which produces MSDAVEKNPWGQLKTFTNARIALGRAGNSLPTAPLLAFNLSHAQARDAVHQPLDADALRREIEAAGLPTLGVESAAPDRQHYLRRPDLGRKLSDDGRALLAGYGAALDAAPDVVFVVADGLSAFAAAKQALPLLNAVRPKLGGWRIGPVVVARQARVALGDEIGELLGARLVAMLIGERPGLSSPDSLGVYLTYAPKLGCHDAQRNCISNVRPEGLPHDAAAHKLHYLMTHARRLGLTGVGLKDDSDALLSSADPERIAAE; this is translated from the coding sequence ATGAGCGACGCGGTCGAAAAGAACCCGTGGGGGCAGCTCAAGACGTTCACGAACGCGCGGATCGCGCTCGGACGCGCGGGCAACAGCCTGCCGACCGCGCCGCTGCTTGCGTTCAACCTGTCGCACGCGCAGGCGCGCGATGCCGTTCATCAGCCGCTCGACGCCGACGCGCTGCGGCGCGAGATCGAAGCGGCCGGACTCCCGACGCTCGGCGTAGAGAGCGCCGCGCCGGATCGGCAGCATTACCTGCGCCGGCCGGACCTCGGCCGCAAGCTGTCCGACGACGGCCGCGCGCTGCTCGCCGGCTACGGCGCGGCGCTCGACGCCGCGCCCGACGTCGTGTTCGTCGTCGCCGACGGGCTGTCGGCGTTCGCGGCCGCGAAGCAGGCGCTGCCGCTCCTGAACGCGGTGCGGCCGAAGCTCGGCGGCTGGCGGATCGGGCCCGTCGTCGTCGCGCGGCAGGCGCGCGTCGCGCTCGGCGACGAGATCGGCGAGCTGCTCGGCGCGCGCCTCGTCGCGATGCTGATCGGCGAGCGGCCGGGTTTGAGCTCGCCCGACAGCCTCGGGGTGTATCTGACGTACGCGCCGAAGCTCGGCTGCCACGACGCGCAGCGCAACTGCATCTCGAACGTGCGTCCCGAAGGGCTGCCGCACGACGCGGCCGCGCACAAGCTGCACTATCTGATGACGCATGCGCGGCGGCTCGGGCTGACTGGCGTCGGGCTCAAGGACGACAGCGATGCGTTGTTGTCTTCGGCGGACCCGGAGCGGATCGCGGCGGAGTAG